One segment of Leptospirillum ferrooxidans C2-3 DNA contains the following:
- the radC gene encoding RadC family protein, with protein MSRLQLIPGLFPPEPLSTTKLRDEPDWVLVERITGTKCPENVNLRDLSRMTQTELKETLGLTDVQGKKLGAALVLGERLANEGIDRGMSINSAEDAYRIFSGQTKDAKKECFYAISMDQKHQVIDLHKISEGSLTMTLVHPREVFNPVIRDSAASVIFLHNHPSGNPEPSTDDYNLTVRLNEAGILLGIRVVDHVVIGDGAFVSLRDRGAFREERGMSQAAENDGSRETTPQSREELPAEKASTAVLRNRASEAERNHDWKKAAEYYRKAIENYPSQPGSALAKRDIELLTGSMKECLRMETSGKDRSHSAPQAREEKSVEPQTSRQRSRDGMGF; from the coding sequence ATGAGCCGCCTGCAACTCATTCCAGGGCTTTTTCCTCCGGAACCTCTCTCCACGACAAAACTGAGAGACGAGCCGGACTGGGTGCTGGTCGAACGCATCACCGGAACAAAATGCCCGGAGAACGTCAATCTCAGAGATCTCTCCCGGATGACACAAACCGAACTAAAAGAAACCTTGGGGCTCACGGATGTTCAGGGAAAGAAACTTGGAGCTGCACTGGTCCTGGGAGAACGCCTGGCGAACGAGGGCATCGACCGGGGAATGTCCATCAACAGCGCCGAAGACGCTTATCGGATTTTCAGTGGGCAAACAAAGGATGCGAAAAAAGAGTGTTTCTATGCGATTTCGATGGATCAGAAACATCAGGTGATCGATCTTCATAAAATCTCGGAAGGATCTTTGACTATGACGCTTGTCCATCCACGAGAGGTTTTCAATCCCGTGATCCGGGACTCGGCTGCGTCGGTCATCTTTCTGCACAACCATCCGTCAGGAAATCCCGAGCCTTCCACGGATGACTATAACCTGACCGTACGTCTGAACGAAGCGGGCATTTTGTTGGGAATCCGGGTAGTCGATCATGTAGTGATCGGCGATGGAGCCTTTGTGAGCCTCCGGGACCGGGGAGCGTTCCGTGAAGAGCGCGGAATGAGTCAGGCTGCCGAAAACGACGGGAGTCGGGAAACCACCCCCCAATCCCGAGAAGAACTCCCGGCAGAAAAAGCATCGACAGCGGTTTTGAGGAACCGGGCTTCGGAGGCAGAACGCAACCATGACTGGAAAAAAGCCGCCGAATATTACCGGAAGGCGATTGAAAATTATCCATCACAACCAGGAAGTGCGCTGGCCAAACGTGATATCGAGTTACTGACCGGATCCATGAAGGAATGTCTCCGGATGGAAACCTCTGGAAAAGATCGAAGCCACTCCGCCCCACAAGCCCGGGAAGAGAAGTCGGTCGAGCCCCAGACCTCCCGCCAGAGATCCCGTGACGGAATGGGCTTCTGA
- a CDS encoding DNA topoisomerase 3, which produces MRLFIAEKPSLARAIAEAIGNPVKTRTHIDCGSDRVTWCIGHIMEQAPPEAYGKEFAPPWDLRPLPVLPEKWLVLPLKPLPNPFGKDSITEQNRFRKGIFEHFEAISRMIMDPSVTEIVNAGDPDREGQLIVDEILEYLNVKKKVLRIWLKALDPETIRKAIRNLEDNALPKFRGLKNSALARSRADWLVGMNMTRAITSVAQTRTGDRTVWSIGRVQTPVLRLVHDRNEEIANFHPKDFFVPVLTVETGKNVSVDLEWSERDIPGVTDEEKRILERRDAEKIVQSAKGKSFPLEVKKENKSVGAPLPWSLSSLQVFAGKEFGLNPKEVLETVKSLYDNGFVSYPRTDCEYLPESIHQDAARIISLLLPVFSIEKNLVNPSQKSKAFNDSRVTAHYAITPTIKVPSFRSLSHDERSIYEAISRVYLAQFAPALFLSETKIGLKVSPESFSVSGKIIQAKGWTEIWPHGGPKNDKVLPPVDNFDPGKVTEASVRGGKTTPPKPFTESGIIEVMKSVHKYVSDKEAKSILKESDGIGTEATRAEIVSQLILRSLLEKASGKSKDPALLVTDKGRNLLKSVPAEVSNPVLTATWERALSEIASGGSGPDAFVHEVSGMVAKWIFSLKEVSGTIDMGIASKQTVPSPCPSCGRPLARIKGPSGFFWGCTGYRDTEKSCKTTCPDERGKPGKPREAEKPEGIGPSCPKCGKSTGEMKTKMKISYFRCPEGHGPWWSDNGGLGKEWEPFSAKGKSGPKVTKTSGSQKKRGVR; this is translated from the coding sequence ATGAGATTGTTTATCGCCGAAAAACCCAGTCTTGCCAGAGCGATAGCGGAGGCGATCGGAAACCCCGTCAAAACAAGGACGCATATCGATTGCGGGTCGGACCGGGTCACCTGGTGCATCGGTCACATCATGGAACAGGCCCCTCCAGAGGCTTATGGAAAAGAATTCGCTCCCCCGTGGGATCTTCGCCCTCTTCCGGTCCTCCCGGAAAAATGGCTGGTTCTTCCGCTCAAACCTCTTCCTAATCCTTTCGGAAAAGATTCAATCACCGAACAAAACAGATTCAGAAAGGGAATTTTCGAACACTTCGAAGCGATTTCGCGGATGATCATGGATCCTTCTGTCACGGAAATCGTCAATGCCGGCGATCCGGACCGCGAGGGGCAGTTGATCGTCGATGAAATACTCGAGTACCTGAATGTCAAAAAGAAGGTCTTGCGGATCTGGCTGAAAGCTCTCGATCCGGAAACGATCAGGAAGGCGATCAGGAATCTTGAAGACAATGCTCTTCCGAAGTTTCGTGGCCTTAAAAATTCTGCCCTGGCAAGATCGAGAGCGGACTGGCTTGTGGGGATGAACATGACGAGGGCGATCACATCGGTTGCCCAGACCAGAACGGGAGACAGGACGGTTTGGTCTATCGGGAGGGTCCAGACACCTGTTCTAAGGCTGGTTCACGATCGAAACGAAGAGATCGCCAATTTCCATCCCAAGGATTTTTTTGTTCCTGTGTTGACGGTCGAAACGGGAAAGAATGTTTCCGTCGATCTTGAATGGTCCGAACGAGATATTCCGGGGGTGACGGATGAGGAAAAGCGCATTCTGGAAAGACGGGATGCGGAAAAGATCGTTCAGAGTGCCAAGGGGAAGAGTTTTCCGCTGGAGGTCAAGAAAGAGAACAAATCAGTCGGCGCTCCTTTGCCATGGTCTCTTTCCTCCTTGCAGGTCTTTGCCGGAAAAGAATTCGGCCTGAACCCGAAGGAAGTTCTTGAAACGGTTAAATCCTTGTATGACAACGGTTTTGTCAGCTACCCGAGAACCGATTGCGAGTATCTCCCTGAAAGCATTCATCAGGACGCGGCAAGAATCATCTCTTTGCTTCTTCCTGTTTTCTCTATCGAGAAGAACCTTGTCAATCCTTCACAGAAATCGAAAGCGTTCAATGATTCCAGGGTGACGGCCCATTATGCGATTACTCCTACGATCAAGGTCCCTTCATTCAGAAGTCTTTCTCACGACGAACGCTCAATCTACGAGGCGATATCAAGGGTTTATCTAGCCCAATTCGCTCCTGCCCTCTTCCTTTCTGAAACAAAAATCGGACTGAAGGTCTCCCCCGAATCGTTTTCGGTGTCGGGAAAGATCATCCAGGCAAAGGGTTGGACGGAGATATGGCCTCATGGAGGCCCGAAAAACGACAAGGTGTTGCCCCCAGTCGACAACTTCGATCCCGGGAAGGTGACGGAGGCAAGCGTCAGGGGAGGGAAGACGACTCCTCCGAAACCGTTCACTGAGTCAGGAATTATCGAGGTCATGAAGTCGGTTCACAAATACGTCTCCGACAAGGAAGCAAAATCCATCTTGAAGGAGTCGGACGGGATCGGGACGGAAGCGACGAGGGCGGAAATTGTGAGTCAGTTAATTCTGCGGAGTCTCCTTGAAAAGGCTTCCGGCAAATCGAAGGATCCGGCGCTCCTGGTGACGGATAAGGGGAGAAATTTGCTGAAGTCCGTTCCTGCAGAAGTCTCAAATCCCGTTTTGACGGCCACATGGGAGCGAGCCCTTTCCGAAATCGCATCGGGAGGCTCCGGGCCTGACGCATTTGTTCATGAGGTATCGGGAATGGTGGCCAAATGGATCTTCTCCCTGAAAGAGGTGTCCGGAACGATCGATATGGGCATCGCTTCAAAACAGACTGTCCCATCTCCCTGTCCTTCCTGCGGACGTCCGCTCGCAAGAATCAAGGGACCATCCGGATTCTTCTGGGGGTGTACTGGATACCGGGATACGGAAAAATCCTGCAAGACGACCTGTCCGGATGAACGGGGAAAGCCCGGAAAACCGAGGGAAGCGGAAAAACCGGAGGGGATCGGCCCATCCTGCCCGAAATGCGGAAAATCGACGGGAGAGATGAAAACAAAGATGAAAATTTCCTATTTCCGTTGTCCGGAAGGCCACGGCCCCTGGTGGTCGGACAACGGTGGGCTCGGAAAGGAATGGGAGCCCTTTTCTGCCAAAGGAAAATCCGGGCCGAAGGTTACCAAAACCTCCGGATCCCAAAAAAAGAGAGGGGTCCGGTGA
- a CDS encoding nucleotidyl transferase AbiEii/AbiGii toxin family protein, translating to MSQIEKKEMDHWQSAGGWKSLEKTAADIVSAAEASAGSVRMSPLLGGGTRLMLEMNHRISRDIDLFIRDPQWIGLISPRLNEKVENLVSGYEEDATFLKLKFPEGEIDFIVRMSLTGLPPETSEKSLFLLDPIEEVLAKKLFYRGASLTSRDLFDWACIESMYPGSVDSQRIARLVNSRAPEIRQSLEMMANSSSAKRMWNLIETPIEMDFDKTVSWGKNRLNAYWDLSLAGKEGHGGRSVSGRESKKEKNPGYGFGF from the coding sequence ATGTCGCAGATAGAGAAAAAGGAAATGGACCACTGGCAGTCGGCGGGCGGCTGGAAGAGCCTCGAAAAAACAGCCGCCGATATCGTGTCCGCTGCGGAGGCTTCTGCCGGAAGCGTTCGCATGTCTCCCCTTCTTGGAGGCGGAACAAGGCTTATGCTTGAGATGAATCATAGGATAAGCCGAGATATCGATTTATTTATCCGTGATCCGCAATGGATTGGCCTCATTTCTCCGAGGTTGAACGAAAAGGTCGAAAATCTTGTATCAGGGTACGAAGAGGATGCGACTTTTTTGAAATTGAAATTTCCTGAAGGGGAAATCGACTTTATTGTTCGCATGTCTCTTACAGGACTTCCTCCTGAGACCTCCGAAAAAAGTCTTTTCTTGCTCGATCCAATCGAAGAGGTTCTGGCCAAGAAACTATTTTATCGTGGAGCGTCCTTGACATCGCGAGATCTTTTCGACTGGGCCTGCATCGAGTCGATGTATCCGGGGTCTGTTGATTCTCAAAGAATCGCGCGCTTGGTCAATTCAAGAGCGCCTGAAATCAGGCAGTCACTCGAAATGATGGCGAATAGTTCTTCCGCCAAAAGAATGTGGAATCTGATCGAAACACCAATAGAGATGGATTTCGACAAAACGGTTTCATGGGGGAAAAATCGGCTAAATGCCTATTGGGACCTCTCCCTTGCCGGGAAAGAAGGGCATGGGGGCCGAAGCGTTTCGGGACGAGAGTCAAAAAAAGAGAAAAATCCCGGATATGGCTTTGGATTCTAA